The genomic stretch GAGGGCTCACGAATGGTGCGTGAACTCTTTGTGATGGCCAGGGAGCATGCACCATCAATTATTTTCATGGATGAAATCGATTCAATTGGCTCCTCGCGTATCGAATCCGGTTCCGGTGGCGATTCTGAAGTGCAGCGAACAATGTTGGAGCTATTGAATCAATTGGATGGATTTGAGGCAacgaaaaatattaaagtcaTCATGGCAACCAATCGCATTGACATTCTAGATCCGGCACTGCTTCGTCCTGGACGTATTGATCGCAAAATTGAGTTCCCACCACCAAATGAGGAGGCGCGTCTGGATATTCTCAAGATTCATTCGCGTAAAATGAATTTGACGCGCGGCATTAATTTGCGAAAGATTGCCGAACTCATGCCAGGAGCATCTGGTGCGGAGGTTAAGGGCGTTTGCACTGAGGCGGGCATGTATGCGCTGCGTGAACGTCGTGTTCATGTTACCCAGGAGGATTTCGAAATGGCAGTGGCCAAGGTCATGCAAAAGGATTCAGAGAAGAACATGTCCATTAAGAAATTGTGGAAATAGATTATTAAGCTGAATTATCTATGTAGTTTCCATCTCCTCACTCCGCCCTCCCCATCATTTCAATcctttgtttgtgtgtgtgcttaaaaaacaaatgaaaaacaaataattcaTAAGAAATGTTTTAGTTAATACTTTTTCTCTGCCCCCGAAATTCTATTTTAACAAAGTGAGGAAGTAAAGCTTGAAATCAATGATAATATACCTTTAATAATGAATAAAACTGAAGTTAATGTATcttcataataataatatctaATTATATATTGCCTTTTCAATGACAAGGACTCAAAGTGAAGCTGATTAAACAACATACGAACGAACCcttttgtacatacatatatcttatATTTGTCCAACAGTTATGAAAGAAATTGTAACTTATGATTTAGTATGCGTGTGTGGAGGTGGTTGGTTCTAGGAGGTTGCACCAGACGCCTTGCGCAACTTCTTCTCATCCTTGAGCAGGCCACATATCTTCTCATCATCGGCCACATCCAGGCAGGTCTGACCTTCAGCATCGCACAACGCCATATCCGCATTGAGGGCTAACAAATAGCGCACAGCCTCCACATGGCCACAGCTGGCAGCATAGTGCAATGGTGTCTGTTGCTCGGCATCTCGCTGATTCACATTGGCGCCACGGACAACCAGATACTCGAGAATATTAACTGCATTACGATCGGTAGCCCAGTGGATTAGTGACATTCCATGTTCATCCTGAAGCAACAAATCATCTGGTTTCAATTGTTCACGCAAACGCTCCAGATTATTCTCCTTCACATAATCGAACATGGTCTTCTCATTATCGGGCTTCAATTCCTCCGCTGGCATGGCCTCAATGGAGTGCACCACCCATTGGCCGACACCATGTCCATGATTCGATGATTGGCGTTCACTTTTTGTTTCATCCAGCCATTTGGGCTCCAATTTCGATAGCTTATTGATATAGGCCCGACGGGCATCGGTGCGTGTCATGTCACCCAGATCATGCCATGCATTCCATTTGCTGCGCGCCTTCATCTGGAGAATCGGCGGCCGTGCATGTTGGCATCGTCCCTCGGTGACTTGTTTATAATATGCATAAAACTCCAGCAAATCGTTGGCACTATAAATGTTCGATTTGCGCATCACTTGGGCGGTGGCTATCGCGAATAGATCCTCCTCCTCATCTTCCTCATCTGTTAAATCCAAATCACTGTTAGACATAATCTCTTACAAAATAGAAATCaaatcaactaaaaaaaaaaaaatttgtaataacTGTAACAAAAAGTGTGAATGGAAAAATTCTTAGAACTAAAATTTGCCGCCTGCTTCTCCTCTCTCGCTCTCCCTGCTGGGACTTCTCAAAGTTTTTGGTATGAGAAGTGTCTATGATTTCTGTATGTTTAAGTAGTTTCCCTCTAAGATGTGCTTCTGTTCGTTCTCAATCTTCTCCAGCGCCGTCAGGCTATTAAAGCTGACAAAGCCGTAACCCTTGGAGCAGCCGGTCTTCTTATCGAATATAACGTTGGCTGATAAGACACGTCCAAATTCTTTAAAGTAGCCGCGTAATTCCTGATGACCCACCGTCCAGGGTAAGTTACCCACAAAGATGCGGTGAACTGATTTACTAACTTTAGCTACTACGGTTGCCATGAGTACGACTGCTGCACGAAACCTCTGAAAATATAATCAATTTAACACAATTCACCAATTGGTACGATTTCCCCCTACCTGCTGCTCGCCTGCGTTGCGTAAATGCTATCAAGGGGGAAATTCTTATTGTGTTTTGTCAATTTGGAGCTGCGGCAAAATCTAACCTTAAAATGGCTTAGTCACACACATACGGTAACAGCACAAACAACATCATAACGGCACTGTTAAATGCACTTCAAGGTTATAGTCGATTTGTCATCATGTTTGTTAACCTCCaaaattttattcaaactGGATTTTTCATTAAGAGGAAATAGATTTTATAATAAATGCAACGATTCTTTTTACTTGATCAGACTAACGGAACCGAggtcaattttaattttaaaatataaaatatgtattattatatgaattttaaaatcaCTAAACTTACTCCCAAATGAGTCAACAATATGTACTCGAATATCGAAagttaaaattgaaaaattaaacttaaagaaatttgtttataGGAATTATAGAATTAgaaatttgttttggtttaACGCGTTACAAACGTCTACTAAGGCCTATAGCATGCTCTAGAAGAGTATAATTACATGCACTTAACATGCGTCTAACAGCACCCTAACATCGATGCTAAAACCCGAATTAATATATTCAAATCAAAACCGCGAAAACTGCGGTTATTATATATATCActtggctgaataattaaaaatcaGAATTATCCGCATAATATGAGCCCAGTTTCTATTTTCGAATCGGCTTAAGTTTCATGTTGTTTCGTATTtggaaataataaattaacagATTGGTCCTTTATGCCAGTTGGAAACTCTTATTTATAACAGATATTTACTGTGGTTACCAAGAGTTTTCGTCCAATTAGAATGGAGAAACCGTTATGCTATAGAATTTAAATCCCTCCATTAGCTAACCAAGTAAAGCTAACATCAAAAGAGATGGACTTCGTTTCCATTTCTCAGATAGGCAAAAAAGTTTCGAAAAACGAGTGTGAAAAATTATAATTCAAAGTggatttttattgattttatttttattcgtgtctgttgtattttgttgttgtttttttttttttttcatggtATTCTTTGTattggtttttaattttcttcttgtgttcccgtttttcttttttaaattttttttgttgttttttcaatCATTTTTATTCCATTTGACGCTTTGCCgtttttaacaaatttgcTACAAACTACTTAAAATTAACAACATCTTCGCGCACACCcgcattttgtatttattttatttaaaaataaataaacagaaaaatttacaaatgacaaaatgaaaattggagaaggaaaatatttGTCTTCTTGTGGGTTTTTGGATTTAACACATATTTAGCTATGGaagcatttcattttattcattctttttctttgtttactTTCGATtcgactttttgttttttactttaaatgtTGTATAATCTGTGATGTTTACACATTTCAAGTTTTTTAGTATTATGTGCCATTTGTCTCAATTGTCAGACTAAATTTTTCAGATATTATTTGGCCTGCTTTTTGCCTCCTAGTTTGTTTTCTTTCGTATAACGTAAAATATTGTTTCATATATGGAAAAGCCTGAAATTAAGCTTTTCAATTCTTAATTCAACACACACATTTGCGCAACAGGTTGTTCTTAAATTtccacaacaaaaaaaaaaaccaataccAAAATCATTACAAATCGATTTTGGTTCACAAacggaaattttttttctacacTAAAAACTTTAGACAAAGTAATGTCTATTATATCAACAAAAAAGACTTTCGTTCTAtcgctttttttctttttagacTATAGAATTTCATTTCAGATTTGtaataatcaaaatttattaacataattactAATTATTACAGACAAATCCAAAAGTAAATGGCAAGAAATTAACCATATTGAACAACCTGTAGACAATTATTATAACTTTTCGGCAAACTATACAAAACTTTAGCATTCTTTTggttataataattatatatagatatatataatgtCCAGGAAATGTTGCAATCAACTTAATTAAATCTATCATTattctttatatatgtatatatacataaaaatgtgtgtgtgtgtgtgtatatatatagaaaacaatttatattttaataatttttgtttttcggcGTTATTTTGAATTGTCGATTTCCAGTACAAGCCACCGTAATTAAATATAACAAGGGCTGCAAAATGCACTGCTTTATAGTTTAGTTTTCGAACCCCTCAAAAACGCTTTTGTACTTgattttatatagaaattttttCTTAGCATGTACGTATGTTTGTTGGAACTGCATAgattttcatacatatatatataggtatatatggGGGCTCTGTCCAGTAATCGTTAAcagtatttttgtttatattgagCTATAGCTATTATCGATCGATTCTTGCAGCCCTGATATATTTAGGATGCAATTGAAAGccaaaaataacacaaaacaAGTGAAACATACAGCCCTGATAGATATGCGACAGAAATAACCGATATGAAACTGCTGCATCTGGCAAGCAGtgcatttgttttttacaGATCTGAGTATAGAACAgaacaatatatgtatgtatgtatatctatgtatatgtttataaACAAAGTGGATGTTGCGCTACTATTGTTGTTCTCTGATCTTAAGTTttaatgtatatattattattatatatatatatatctgtgtgtgtgtgtctgtatataactttttatattaatgcttttattttttaaattttgctgttcatcattttgaattttcaaattcaCTTTCCTCGCACACTTTATTCCAAGAGTatgactttaaaaaaaaaaaagaggatgcatataacatatatgtatgtatgtatgtgtatatataaatctatatataaatgtatacaGAAACATACAATTAACTTAAATTTAGTGGtcataattataataatagttTTCTTTTGCCCTTTTCCAACGCTTTCgcacaacaaatttacaaGGAAAAATAAGTATAAGAACACAAAAAAtcataatattaaaaaaaaaaattaatatttaaaccaATTATTATAATTGTTTATATGGTTACAtacaatttcactttttttttttgtttttttttttgttttgtgtaatACATTTCAtaggagaagaagaaaagaagcCAAAAACGATTGAGTTAGCCAGCATCTG from Drosophila willistoni isolate 14030-0811.24 unplaced genomic scaffold, UCI_dwil_1.1 Seg143.1, whole genome shotgun sequence encodes the following:
- the LOC6644525 gene encoding 26S proteasome regulatory subunit 8, which translates into the protein SRMVRELFVMAREHAPSIIFMDEIDSIGSSRIESGSGGDSEVQRTMLELLNQLDGFEATKNIKVIMATNRIDILDPALLRPGRIDRKIEFPPPNEEARLDILKIHSRKMNLTRGINLRKIAELMPGASGAEVKGVCTEAGMYALRERRVHVTQEDFEMAVAKVMQKDSEKNMSIKKLWK
- the LOC6644524 gene encoding acyl-CoA-binding domain-containing protein 6, with translation MSNSDLDLTDEEDEEEDLFAIATAQVMRKSNIYSANDLLEFYAYYKQVTEGRCQHARPPILQMKARSKWNAWHDLGDMTRTDARRAYINKLSKLEPKWLDETKSERQSSNHGHGVGQWVVHSIEAMPAEELKPDNEKTMFDYVKENNLERLREQLKPDDLLLQDEHGMSLIHWATDRNAVNILEYLVVRGANVNQRDAEQQTPLHYAASCGHVEAVRYLLALNADMALCDAEGQTCLDVADDEKICGLLKDEKKLRKASGATS
- the LOC6644523 gene encoding SRA stem-loop-interacting RNA-binding protein, mitochondrial, translated to MATVVAKVSKSVHRIFVGNLPWTVGHQELRGYFKEFGRVLSANVIFDKKTGCSKGYGFVSFNSLTALEKIENEQKHILEGNYLNIQKS